In Kaistella faecalis, a genomic segment contains:
- a CDS encoding GSCFA domain-containing protein, producing MKFRTEVDIPVSEKMFEIEDRAFSIGSCFATEISDLLAKGQIQTLNNPFGTLFNPFSINNAVKRLHDSAFYSEEDLIKYGEEVISLDHHSSFNTRFLHQTLEKINSKIEEGNRFLQQTDWVIITYGTSYIYEFLPKKKLVANCHKIPGKYFEKRLLTNLEITDSIYETVTLLKDICKPNVQILFSVSPVRHTKDGMVENNVSKSKLISAVHDILSQFDNCHYLPAYEILMDDLRDYRFYKEDLIHANTQAVQYIWEKFGNAYFSDETMDFVEENFKITKALAHKPSDEKSPKHHEFLENLEKRIADQQAKVKHKIF from the coding sequence ATGAAGTTCCGTACCGAAGTTGATATTCCGGTTTCAGAGAAAATGTTCGAAATTGAAGACCGTGCGTTTTCGATCGGATCATGTTTTGCCACAGAAATCTCAGATCTGCTTGCGAAAGGTCAAATCCAGACTTTAAATAATCCTTTCGGGACACTTTTTAACCCGTTTTCCATTAATAACGCGGTTAAAAGGCTTCATGATTCAGCGTTTTATAGCGAAGAAGATTTAATCAAATATGGAGAAGAGGTGATTTCGCTGGATCATCACAGTTCCTTCAATACCAGATTTCTGCACCAGACTTTAGAGAAAATCAATTCTAAAATCGAGGAAGGGAACCGCTTTCTGCAGCAAACCGACTGGGTAATCATTACCTATGGAACGTCTTATATCTATGAATTTCTGCCGAAGAAAAAACTCGTTGCGAACTGCCATAAAATTCCTGGGAAATATTTCGAAAAAAGACTGCTGACCAATCTGGAGATTACGGATTCCATTTATGAAACGGTTACGCTGCTGAAAGATATCTGTAAACCCAACGTTCAGATTCTGTTCAGCGTTTCGCCGGTTCGCCATACAAAAGACGGAATGGTGGAAAATAATGTGAGTAAATCCAAGTTAATTTCGGCGGTTCATGATATCTTGTCCCAATTCGACAATTGTCATTATCTGCCTGCGTACGAGATTTTGATGGATGATCTTCGTGATTACCGGTTCTATAAAGAAGATTTAATTCATGCCAACACTCAGGCAGTTCAGTATATCTGGGAAAAATTCGGGAACGCTTATTTCTCAGATGAAACCATGGATTTTGTAGAAGAAAATTTTAAAATTACCAAAGCATTAGCGCATAAACCTTCCGACGAAAAAAGCCCGAAGCATCATGAATTTCTCGAAAATCTCGAAAAAAGAATAGCAGATCAGCAGGCCAAAGTGAAGCATAAAATATTTTAA
- a CDS encoding TatD family hydrolase, with the protein MIDTHTHLYSEEFDDDRKEMINRALNKGVSKFYLPAIDSESHEKMLALESDYPQQIYSMMGLHPCYVKPETWENELKIVENHLNKRTFPAIGEIGIDLYWDKTTLDIQVKAFEQQIDWAIERDLPIVIHTRESFDEVFEVLERKKHAKLRGIFHCFSGNIEQAKHAVDLNFILGIGGVVTFKNGKIDQFLHEIPLEKIVLETDSPYLAPFPHRGKRNESSYLDLVAGKLVNIYGKDFGEIDRITTQNAERLFK; encoded by the coding sequence ATGATCGATACCCACACCCATTTATATTCCGAAGAATTCGATGATGACCGAAAAGAAATGATCAATAGAGCTCTTAATAAAGGAGTTTCTAAATTTTATCTTCCGGCAATTGATTCGGAATCACACGAAAAGATGCTGGCCTTGGAAAGTGATTATCCACAGCAGATTTATTCGATGATGGGACTTCATCCGTGTTACGTAAAACCGGAAACCTGGGAAAATGAACTGAAAATTGTTGAAAATCATCTGAATAAAAGAACTTTCCCTGCGATCGGAGAAATTGGGATTGATCTGTATTGGGATAAAACTACTTTAGACATTCAGGTAAAGGCTTTTGAACAACAGATCGATTGGGCAATAGAAAGGGATTTACCCATTGTGATTCATACCCGTGAAAGTTTTGATGAAGTTTTTGAAGTTTTGGAAAGAAAGAAGCACGCAAAACTACGCGGTATTTTTCATTGTTTTTCAGGAAATATTGAACAGGCAAAACACGCGGTTGATCTGAACTTCATTTTGGGAATCGGTGGAGTAGTGACCTTTAAAAACGGTAAAATCGATCAGTTTCTGCACGAAATTCCTTTAGAGAAAATCGTGTTAGAAACCGATTCGCCTTATCTTGCGCCGTTTCCGCACCGCGGCAAAAGAAACGAAAGTTCTTATCTTGATTTGGTAGCAGGAAAACTCGTGAATATTTACGGAAAAGATTTTGGTGAAATCGACAGGATTACGACACAGAATGCTGAACGGTTATTTAAATAA
- a CDS encoding methyltransferase domain-containing protein, which translates to MRIITTEDFSDIYIKIHQRGLPFVLSKFNINAFKRTQSAFNNGNLKTANFWIIPDVRKRWNRLITGDENQLYEDYLTKNYFKDKTNLKLISLGSGVCSHEIRLAELRPDWEVHCYDFSDKLLQNAAKSAQEKKLNNISFFAENVITYNFEPQRYDIVFFHASLHHFDKMDDFLKNVAVKNLKPGGYLIINEFVGNNRLQYSQEQINYINKAIDLIPKKFRKIFKTGLYKNSYSGSGVLRMIAADPSECVDSISILPAIHRYFNVIEEKPYGNNLLQSALKDIAHHFVNEDAEKKEILERVFDLEDEFLKTNKSDFVFGIYQLK; encoded by the coding sequence ATGAGAATCATCACTACCGAAGATTTCAGCGACATTTATATAAAAATCCATCAGCGTGGATTACCTTTCGTGCTATCAAAATTCAATATAAATGCCTTTAAAAGAACGCAGTCTGCCTTTAATAACGGCAATCTTAAAACCGCAAATTTCTGGATAATTCCTGACGTGCGTAAAAGATGGAACAGGCTGATCACTGGTGATGAGAATCAACTATATGAAGACTATCTCACCAAAAATTACTTTAAAGACAAAACAAACCTAAAACTAATTTCGCTGGGATCGGGGGTTTGCAGTCACGAAATAAGACTGGCAGAACTTAGACCTGACTGGGAAGTACACTGCTATGATTTTTCGGATAAATTACTGCAAAACGCAGCCAAATCCGCTCAGGAAAAGAAACTGAACAATATTTCTTTCTTTGCTGAAAATGTCATTACGTACAACTTCGAACCTCAGCGCTATGACATCGTATTTTTTCATGCGTCGCTTCATCATTTCGATAAAATGGATGATTTTCTTAAAAATGTTGCAGTAAAAAATTTGAAACCTGGCGGATATCTCATCATCAATGAGTTTGTGGGCAATAACCGGTTGCAGTATTCACAGGAACAGATTAATTACATCAATAAAGCCATTGATCTTATCCCAAAAAAATTCAGGAAGATCTTTAAAACAGGGCTGTACAAAAACAGTTATTCCGGTTCCGGAGTGCTCAGAATGATTGCCGCTGACCCTTCGGAATGTGTAGATTCCATAAGTATTTTACCTGCAATTCACCGTTATTTTAATGTTATAGAAGAAAAGCCATACGGTAACAATCTTCTGCAAAGCGCACTGAAAGACATCGCGCATCATTTTGTAAATGAAGATGCGGAAAAGAAAGAGATTCTCGAAAGGGTATTTGACCTTGAAGATGAATTTTTAAAGACAAATAAGAGTGATTTTGTATTCGGAATTTATCAGCTGAAGTAA
- a CDS encoding DEAD/DEAH box helicase yields the protein MNFTDLNLIDPIAKALQEEGYTQPTPIQAKAIPSILQGRDLLGTAQTGTGKTAAFAIPILQNLTEKNIRNNQIKALILTPTRELAIQIEESFNAYGRHLKLRNLVVFGGVKQGAQENALRRGVDILVATPGRLLDFISQGIISLKHLEIFVLDEADRMLDMGFVHDVKRITKLLPPKRQTLFFSATFPDEISKLANSMLTNPVKVEVAPVSATADTIKQKVYFVDKENKLELLTHILQNDISDSVLVFSRTKHGADKIARKLQSQKISAEAIHGNKSQNQRQNALNNFKSGKTRILVATDIAARGIDIDELKYVVNFELSDVSETYVHRIGRTGRAGADGSSISFVDGLDLINLKSTEKLIGKKIPVEKDHPFHTDNLVVEKRDSNNKSFTPRPKPQSKENIGYKKPKNKSNFSRSK from the coding sequence TTGAATTTTACCGACCTAAATTTAATCGATCCTATCGCTAAGGCGCTACAGGAAGAGGGTTACACCCAACCAACACCTATTCAGGCAAAAGCAATCCCAAGCATTTTACAGGGCAGAGACCTTCTCGGTACTGCGCAGACAGGAACGGGGAAAACTGCAGCTTTTGCCATCCCGATTCTTCAGAATCTTACAGAAAAAAACATTCGTAACAATCAGATCAAAGCTTTGATTCTAACGCCTACCAGAGAGTTGGCGATTCAGATTGAAGAAAGCTTCAATGCTTACGGAAGACACTTAAAACTTAGAAACCTTGTGGTTTTCGGCGGCGTAAAACAAGGCGCACAGGAGAACGCACTCAGACGCGGCGTTGATATACTTGTAGCAACACCGGGACGACTTCTGGATTTTATTTCTCAGGGAATTATTTCGCTGAAACATCTGGAAATATTCGTACTAGATGAAGCCGACAGAATGCTCGACATGGGGTTTGTACACGATGTGAAACGAATTACAAAACTGCTTCCACCGAAAAGACAGACGCTTTTCTTCTCAGCAACTTTTCCTGACGAAATCAGCAAACTGGCAAACTCAATGCTTACGAATCCCGTGAAAGTAGAGGTTGCACCGGTTTCGGCAACTGCAGATACCATTAAGCAAAAAGTATATTTTGTTGACAAGGAAAATAAGCTTGAACTTTTAACGCATATTCTTCAGAATGATATCTCGGATTCGGTTTTGGTATTTTCCAGAACGAAACATGGTGCAGATAAAATCGCAAGAAAACTGCAGTCGCAGAAAATTTCAGCTGAAGCGATTCACGGAAATAAATCGCAGAATCAGAGACAGAATGCACTTAATAATTTCAAATCAGGGAAAACAAGGATTCTTGTCGCTACCGATATCGCCGCACGTGGGATTGATATTGACGAACTGAAATATGTAGTGAATTTCGAACTTTCCGATGTTTCCGAAACTTATGTTCACCGTATCGGAAGAACCGGAAGAGCAGGTGCAGACGGAAGTTCTATCTCTTTTGTTGACGGTTTGGACCTTATTAATCTGAAAAGTACAGAAAAACTGATCGGCAAGAAAATTCCGGTAGAAAAAGATCATCCTTTTCATACTGATAATCTGGTGGTGGAAAAAAGAGATTCTAACAACAAATCTTTTACTCCGCGCCCGAAGCCACAGTCTAAGGAAAATATCGGCTACAAAAAACCGAAAAACAAGAGTAATTTCTCCAGAAGCAAATAA
- a CDS encoding DUF6438 domain-containing protein: MKYFFFLLSLVFVLSCATPNASKYSKIEYNAEACFGFCPIFKITVNPDRTAVIDAERFTFTEGRSKDDFSGPKEGIFKTTIKQADYNKLISLLDDLDLNNLKPYYGNKNVTDLPTAHLRITFTDGTSKHIEDYGKGGTEKLDELYTFIENLRKTQTWTKVAQ, encoded by the coding sequence ATGAAATATTTCTTTTTTCTTCTCTCACTGGTATTCGTCCTCTCATGTGCAACCCCAAACGCGTCAAAATATTCGAAAATAGAATATAATGCTGAAGCCTGTTTTGGATTCTGCCCAATTTTTAAAATAACCGTTAATCCCGACAGAACCGCGGTTATAGATGCTGAAAGATTCACTTTTACAGAAGGAAGATCCAAAGATGACTTCAGCGGCCCAAAAGAAGGTATCTTTAAAACCACCATTAAACAGGCCGACTACAATAAACTTATCTCCCTTCTGGATGATTTGGATTTGAATAATCTCAAACCATATTACGGAAATAAGAATGTAACCGATTTGCCGACCGCACATCTAAGAATCACATTCACCGACGGAACTTCAAAGCATATTGAAGATTACGGAAAAGGAGGCACTGAAAAGCTTGATGAGCTCTACACATTCATAGAAAATCTCCGCAAAACCCAAACGTGGACTAAAGTCGCACAGTAA
- the obgE gene encoding GTPase ObgE — MSNFVDYVKIHCKSGHGGAGSAHLRREKYIPKGGPDGGDGGRGGHVIMKGNAHEWTLLPLRFTRHIKAERGHNGQKNQLTGAYGEDIYIEVPIGTIAKNEDGEIIAEIMEDGQEIIIMHGGKGGLGNEHFKSSTNQTPRYAQPGLPGEEGYVTFELKLLADVGLVGFPNAGKSTLLAAVSAAKPKIADYAFTTLTPNLGIVDYRNYKSFVMADIPGIIEGAAEGKGLGHRFLRHIERNSILLFLIPADAEDYYQEFEILENELKKFNPELLDKDYIVSISKADMLDEELKDEISKKFPENRKPIFFSAVTQEGLMELKDAIWKKLHG; from the coding sequence ATGTCAAATTTCGTAGATTACGTAAAAATCCACTGTAAAAGTGGTCATGGCGGTGCAGGATCTGCACACCTTCGCCGTGAAAAATATATACCGAAAGGCGGTCCCGATGGTGGTGACGGCGGAAGAGGCGGTCACGTAATTATGAAAGGAAACGCTCATGAATGGACGCTTTTACCTTTACGTTTCACCCGTCACATCAAAGCTGAGCGTGGTCACAACGGTCAAAAAAACCAGCTCACTGGTGCTTACGGTGAAGATATTTATATTGAAGTTCCGATAGGTACCATTGCAAAAAATGAAGACGGCGAAATTATCGCCGAAATCATGGAAGATGGTCAGGAAATTATTATCATGCATGGCGGAAAAGGGGGACTTGGAAACGAGCATTTTAAATCCTCAACCAACCAAACTCCAAGATACGCACAACCCGGACTTCCAGGTGAAGAAGGTTATGTAACTTTCGAGCTGAAACTTTTGGCTGATGTGGGTCTTGTAGGCTTCCCGAATGCGGGTAAATCTACACTTTTGGCAGCAGTTTCTGCAGCAAAACCCAAAATTGCAGATTACGCGTTTACCACGCTTACGCCGAACCTAGGTATCGTGGATTACCGGAATTATAAATCTTTTGTAATGGCCGATATTCCGGGAATTATTGAAGGTGCTGCAGAAGGTAAAGGTCTGGGACACCGTTTCCTGAGACATATCGAAAGAAATTCAATTCTCCTGTTTTTAATTCCTGCTGATGCGGAGGATTATTATCAGGAATTCGAAATTCTGGAAAACGAACTGAAAAAGTTTAATCCCGAACTTTTGGATAAAGATTATATCGTTTCGATTTCTAAAGCCGACATGCTCGACGAGGAGCTGAAGGATGAAATTTCTAAGAAATTCCCGGAGAACAGAAAACCTATTTTCTTTTCAGCGGTAACGCAGGAAGGTTTGATGGAACTGAAAGATGCCATCTGGAAAAAACTCCATGGCTAG
- a CDS encoding adenylate kinase has protein sequence MINIVLFGPPGSGKGTQAQNLIEKFNLKQISTGDLFRYNMKNGTALGILAKSYIDKGELVPDQVTTDMLIEEVKKPTNTNGFIFDGYPRTANQTDALETIVKDILNDEISVCLSLIVNDEILIERLLKRGETSGRTDDSNEEIIRTRIKEYYTKTAEVAELYKQQGKYVEVNGVGGIDEIAGKLFAEVEKISL, from the coding sequence ATGATAAACATCGTTCTCTTCGGCCCTCCCGGAAGCGGAAAAGGTACGCAGGCACAGAACCTGATTGAAAAATTTAACCTGAAGCAGATCTCTACAGGTGACCTGTTCCGTTATAACATGAAAAATGGCACAGCTCTAGGAATCCTGGCAAAATCATATATTGACAAAGGAGAACTGGTACCGGATCAGGTAACAACAGATATGCTGATCGAGGAAGTGAAGAAACCTACCAATACAAACGGATTTATTTTCGATGGTTATCCCAGAACAGCAAACCAGACAGACGCACTGGAAACTATTGTTAAGGATATTCTGAATGATGAAATTTCAGTTTGTCTTTCGCTGATCGTGAATGATGAAATTCTGATTGAAAGACTTCTTAAAAGAGGCGAAACCAGCGGTAGAACAGATGATTCAAATGAAGAAATCATCAGAACAAGAATTAAAGAATATTATACAAAAACTGCAGAAGTTGCAGAGCTTTACAAGCAACAGGGCAAATACGTTGAAGTAAACGGAGTTGGCGGCATTGATGAAATTGCCGGTAAACTCTTTGCTGAAGTAGAGAAAATCAGTTTATAG
- a CDS encoding phosphoribosyltransferase gives MDSIQIHDKTFVPYLKDAEIQEIVKATALKIYEDYKDETPVFIGVLNGVIMFFSDLLKHYPGKCEIAFIQMSSYAGTQSTGIVYQKMELTKDIKDRHIILVEDIVDTGNTVESLFQYFTETQRPKSVKLASFLLKPDVYKKEFKLDYIGKEIPNKFVLGYGLDYDELGRNLRDLYQLEEGRINE, from the coding sequence ATGGACTCCATTCAAATTCACGACAAAACTTTTGTTCCTTATCTGAAAGACGCAGAAATTCAGGAAATTGTAAAAGCCACCGCGCTAAAAATTTACGAAGACTACAAAGACGAAACTCCAGTATTTATTGGGGTTCTGAACGGTGTCATCATGTTCTTTTCTGACCTGCTAAAACATTATCCCGGTAAATGCGAAATCGCTTTTATTCAGATGAGTTCTTATGCAGGAACCCAGTCTACGGGAATCGTTTACCAGAAAATGGAATTGACAAAAGACATTAAAGACCGCCACATTATCCTTGTAGAAGACATTGTAGATACAGGAAATACGGTAGAAAGTCTTTTTCAGTATTTCACCGAAACACAGCGCCCGAAATCTGTTAAACTTGCATCTTTCCTTTTGAAACCCGATGTTTACAAGAAAGAATTCAAACTCGACTATATTGGCAAAGAAATTCCGAACAAATTTGTTTTGGGTTATGGTTTAGATTATGATGAACTCGGCAGAAATCTGCGGGATTTATATCAGCTCGAAGAAGGCCGTATCAATGAATAA
- a CDS encoding adenylosuccinate synthase, giving the protein MSTYVVVGLQYGDEGKGKITDVLSAKSDYVVRFQGGDNAGHTVYAGEEKFVLHLLPSGVLQCKGKCIIANGVVVNPKAFLKEIGQIEEKGMKTDHVFISRRAHVIMPYHILLDTYREEEAGGTHIGTTKKGIGPCYEDKIARVGIRMVDLLNPEVLEEKIRKNLKIKNSLFEKYFEKPTLEFDEIYKEFLELGEKLKDRIVDTEVELNQAIHDGKNILFEGAQAAMLDIDFGTYPYVTSSSPTTGGVCSGAGVPPTSLKNLIGVAKAYTTRVGEGPFPTELDNELGESIRQIGFEFGATTGRPRRTGWLDLVSLKHATMINGINNLVITKLDVLSGISPLKIATKYKTEDGKIIDYFTSSTTKLYNYEPIYEELEGWTEDITKVRSYDELPQNAKKYIEFIENYLGINVYLVSVGPERSQNIIRKELF; this is encoded by the coding sequence ATGTCAACTTATGTGGTTGTAGGTCTTCAGTATGGGGACGAAGGCAAAGGTAAAATTACAGACGTTTTGTCGGCAAAATCCGACTACGTGGTACGCTTTCAGGGCGGTGACAATGCGGGTCACACGGTATATGCGGGTGAAGAAAAATTCGTGCTGCACCTTCTTCCTTCCGGTGTTCTGCAGTGTAAGGGAAAATGCATTATCGCAAACGGTGTTGTTGTAAATCCAAAGGCTTTCCTGAAAGAAATCGGTCAGATTGAAGAAAAAGGAATGAAAACAGATCATGTTTTTATCAGCCGCAGAGCCCATGTAATTATGCCTTATCATATATTACTCGATACGTATCGTGAAGAAGAAGCCGGCGGAACGCATATCGGAACCACAAAAAAAGGAATTGGTCCGTGTTATGAGGATAAGATTGCCAGAGTAGGAATACGAATGGTTGATTTGCTGAATCCGGAAGTCCTCGAGGAAAAAATTAGAAAAAACCTTAAAATCAAAAATTCCCTTTTCGAAAAGTATTTCGAAAAACCAACATTGGAATTTGATGAGATTTATAAAGAATTTCTGGAACTTGGTGAAAAACTGAAGGACAGAATTGTGGATACCGAAGTTGAACTTAACCAGGCTATCCACGACGGAAAAAATATTTTATTTGAAGGCGCGCAGGCCGCAATGCTTGATATTGATTTTGGAACTTATCCGTATGTAACTTCCTCTTCTCCCACTACAGGCGGGGTTTGTTCAGGAGCGGGTGTTCCTCCAACAAGTCTCAAAAATTTAATAGGCGTCGCAAAAGCATACACCACAAGAGTTGGTGAAGGACCTTTTCCGACCGAACTTGATAATGAACTGGGCGAAAGTATAAGACAAATCGGTTTCGAATTCGGAGCAACAACCGGAAGACCCAGAAGAACCGGCTGGCTGGATCTCGTTTCACTGAAGCATGCCACAATGATCAATGGAATCAACAATCTGGTAATTACTAAATTAGATGTGCTTTCCGGAATTTCACCTCTCAAAATCGCAACTAAGTATAAAACTGAGGACGGAAAAATTATCGATTATTTTACTTCTTCTACTACCAAACTTTATAATTACGAGCCGATTTACGAAGAACTGGAAGGCTGGACTGAAGATATTACGAAAGTAAGAAGCTACGACGAACTTCCGCAAAATGCTAAGAAATACATCGAGTTTATCGAAAACTATTTGGGAATTAACGTGTATTTGGTCTCTGTAGGTCCTGAAAGAAGTCAGAACATCATCCGTAAAGAGTTGTTTTAA
- a CDS encoding energy transducer TonB, translating to MKNFLTSDRESRFNEILFENRNKSYGAYVLRNEEGAVLKKSLFLGVAFFAAIALTPLLINALMVQETVLPAPPVIHDLTPIPITRDKEPEVIKPSPPVAPKVNTYDTRVATPTRDAREVKTVTDDQKLNAVPGTETSLDNPPVLTPPVIETPPVTAPIVPEVPKKIDNTPATRVDVEAAFQGGINSFRAKVVQNFNAGDFEGTGELMKTMVTFIVEKDGTISNIKATGTDRDFNVEAERTIRKINGKWAPAKLNGENVRSYFKFPISMMFE from the coding sequence ATGAAAAATTTTTTAACTTCTGACAGAGAATCACGGTTTAACGAGATTCTTTTCGAAAACCGAAACAAAAGCTATGGTGCGTACGTACTGCGAAATGAAGAGGGAGCAGTTTTGAAAAAATCACTTTTTCTCGGGGTCGCTTTTTTTGCGGCAATCGCATTAACGCCTTTATTAATTAATGCATTGATGGTGCAAGAAACAGTACTTCCAGCGCCACCAGTTATTCATGATTTAACGCCGATCCCAATTACCAGAGACAAAGAACCTGAAGTCATCAAACCTTCGCCTCCCGTTGCGCCAAAAGTAAATACTTATGATACCAGAGTTGCTACTCCGACAAGAGATGCACGCGAAGTGAAAACTGTAACTGATGATCAAAAGTTAAACGCGGTGCCGGGAACAGAAACAAGTCTAGATAACCCGCCTGTACTTACTCCTCCGGTTATTGAAACTCCACCTGTCACGGCTCCAATAGTACCCGAAGTTCCAAAAAAAATTGACAATACTCCTGCGACTAGGGTAGATGTAGAAGCGGCTTTTCAGGGAGGAATCAATTCTTTCAGGGCAAAAGTGGTACAGAATTTCAATGCCGGAGATTTCGAAGGAACCGGTGAACTCATGAAAACAATGGTTACTTTTATTGTAGAAAAAGACGGAACAATTTCTAACATTAAAGCCACCGGAACCGACAGGGATTTTAACGTCGAAGCCGAACGTACCATCAGAAAAATTAATGGAAAATGGGCACCAGCTAAACTCAATGGCGAAAATGTAAGAAGTTATTTTAAGTTTCCGATTTCAATGATGTTCGAGTAA
- a CDS encoding ParA family protein, producing MAKIIGVANQKGGVGKTTTAVNLAAALGVLEKKILLIDADPQANATSGLGIDEANFSTYNLLEHSADAKNCIQKTASPNLDIIPSHIDLVAAEIELVDRENREYMLKQALKSVREDYDYIIIDCAPSLGLITINALTAADSVIIPIQCEYFALEGLGKLLNTIKNVQKIHNKDLDIEGLLLTMYDSRLRLSNQVVEEVNSHFPEMVFETIISRNVRLSEAPSFGESILNYDAESKGAIQYLQLAEEVLLKNENLVKN from the coding sequence ATGGCTAAAATAATTGGGGTTGCAAATCAGAAAGGCGGAGTTGGTAAAACAACTACTGCGGTTAATTTGGCAGCTGCGCTGGGTGTTCTGGAAAAAAAGATTCTTTTAATCGATGCCGATCCGCAGGCAAACGCAACGTCGGGATTGGGAATAGATGAAGCTAATTTTTCTACTTATAATTTGCTTGAGCACAGTGCAGACGCTAAAAACTGCATTCAGAAAACGGCATCTCCTAACTTAGACATCATTCCCTCACATATCGATCTGGTAGCTGCTGAAATAGAATTGGTAGACCGCGAAAACCGTGAATATATGCTGAAGCAAGCGCTGAAATCTGTTCGCGAAGATTATGATTACATCATTATCGACTGTGCGCCGAGTTTAGGTTTGATCACAATTAATGCTTTAACAGCAGCAGATTCCGTAATCATTCCGATACAGTGCGAATATTTTGCTTTGGAAGGTTTGGGTAAATTGCTCAATACCATTAAAAATGTTCAGAAAATCCATAATAAAGATCTGGATATCGAAGGTTTGCTTTTGACCATGTATGATTCACGTTTAAGACTTTCAAACCAGGTGGTGGAAGAGGTAAATTCTCATTTCCCGGAAATGGTGTTCGAAACAATCATCAGCAGAAATGTACGTTTGAGCGAGGCGCCAAGTTTTGGTGAAAGCATTCTGAATTACGATGCAGAAAGCAAAGGAGCGATACAGTATCTTCAGTTGGCCGAAGAAGTTTTGCTGAAGAACGAAAATTTAGTAAAAAATTAA
- a CDS encoding ParB/RepB/Spo0J family partition protein, giving the protein MKDKKRAMGRGLGAILSAESKATVNSATDEGADKFVGNIVEVPLADIYANTTQPRTYFDEKALNDLAQSIRNLGIIQPVTLRKDGDKFEIISGERRFRASKIAGLETIPAYIRLVNDQELLEMALVENIQREDLDAIEIALTYQRLLEEIGMTQENLSQRVGKERSTITNSIRLLRLNPDVQNAIRSGEISAGHGRAIISLDNAEKQEELFNKIIKNNLSVRQAEEESNRLKNPDNSPKRQKTAVPNHFKKAEKNLADILEVKVEIKAAANGKKGKIVLDFKNEEELESILSHFR; this is encoded by the coding sequence ATGAAAGACAAGAAAAGAGCAATGGGACGTGGTTTGGGCGCTATTTTAAGTGCTGAATCCAAAGCTACAGTAAATTCCGCAACCGATGAAGGCGCAGATAAATTTGTGGGAAACATCGTGGAGGTTCCTTTGGCGGATATCTATGCAAACACAACACAGCCACGAACCTATTTCGATGAAAAAGCCCTAAATGATTTAGCGCAGTCCATCAGAAATTTAGGAATTATTCAGCCTGTTACTTTAAGAAAAGATGGCGATAAATTCGAAATTATTTCGGGTGAAAGACGTTTCCGGGCGAGTAAAATTGCAGGTTTGGAAACTATTCCGGCCTATATCCGTTTAGTTAATGATCAGGAATTGCTCGAAATGGCTTTGGTTGAAAACATCCAGAGAGAAGATCTAGATGCCATCGAAATTGCTTTAACTTATCAGAGACTTCTTGAAGAAATCGGGATGACTCAGGAAAACCTGAGCCAGCGTGTTGGGAAGGAACGTAGTACTATTACAAATTCCATCCGTCTTTTAAGACTTAATCCTGATGTACAGAACGCGATTCGAAGCGGAGAAATTTCTGCCGGCCACGGGCGTGCGATTATCAGCCTTGATAATGCAGAAAAACAGGAGGAGCTTTTTAATAAAATCATTAAGAATAACTTAAGTGTTCGCCAGGCAGAAGAGGAATCGAACAGGCTTAAAAATCCAGACAATTCACCGAAAAGACAGAAAACTGCAGTCCCTAACCATTTCAAAAAAGCAGAGAAAAACCTTGCCGATATTTTAGAGGTAAAAGTGGAGATTAAAGCTGCTGCCAACGGCAAAAAAGGAAAAATTGTTCTCGATTTCAAAAACGAAGAAGAACTCGAGAGTATTCTCTCACATTTCAGATAA